In Massilia forsythiae, one DNA window encodes the following:
- a CDS encoding YeaH/YhbH family protein has product MTYLIDRRLQGKNKSAINRERFLRRYKAQIKDAVGRAIKGRSITDIENGEKVSIPVKDVNEPRFGHAHGGVWETVNPGNTEYQKGDQFNRPRSGGGGAGRGKAGNSEQTTEDDFIFELSREEFMNYFFEDLELPNMIKTQLTQVVEFKNQRAGYNISGTPSNIHVLRSLRGALGRRIAVGGPSRKQLTTLEHALRDLREEGAEDDDPRVLDLKHQIHHIHTRLLAIPFIDPIDLRYSNRIKVPKPSTAAVMFCIMDVSGSMDESRKDTAKRFFILLYLFLKRVYEKIEVVFIRHHTAAAEVDENEFFHSRESGGTVVSSALHMLNKIIGERYSSGDWNSYVAQASDGDNWDNDSVLCKQLLNNAIMPRVQYYTYVEITDGPPQNLWEQYTEVASTHANFAMQKIVTPSDIYPVFRELFKKQPK; this is encoded by the coding sequence TTGACTTACCTCATCGACCGACGCTTGCAAGGCAAGAACAAGTCTGCGATCAACCGCGAACGCTTCTTGCGACGCTACAAGGCGCAGATCAAGGATGCGGTCGGCCGCGCGATCAAGGGTCGCTCGATCACCGACATCGAGAATGGCGAAAAGGTCTCGATCCCCGTCAAGGACGTGAACGAGCCGCGCTTCGGGCATGCCCATGGCGGCGTCTGGGAGACCGTCAATCCCGGCAACACCGAATACCAGAAGGGCGACCAGTTCAACCGCCCGCGCAGCGGCGGCGGCGGCGCCGGACGCGGCAAGGCCGGCAACAGCGAGCAGACCACCGAGGACGACTTCATCTTCGAACTGAGCCGCGAAGAATTCATGAATTATTTCTTCGAGGATCTCGAGCTGCCGAACATGATCAAGACGCAGCTGACCCAGGTCGTCGAATTCAAGAACCAGCGCGCCGGCTACAACATTTCCGGCACACCGTCCAACATCCACGTGCTGCGTTCGCTGCGCGGCGCGCTCGGCCGCCGCATCGCGGTCGGCGGTCCCTCGCGCAAGCAGCTCACCACGCTGGAGCACGCATTGCGCGACCTGCGCGAAGAAGGCGCAGAGGACGACGACCCGCGCGTACTCGACCTGAAGCACCAAATCCACCACATCCACACGCGCCTGCTGGCGATTCCCTTCATCGACCCGATCGACCTGCGCTACAGCAACCGCATCAAGGTGCCCAAGCCGTCGACCGCGGCCGTGATGTTCTGCATCATGGACGTGTCCGGTTCGATGGACGAAAGCCGCAAGGACACCGCCAAGCGCTTTTTCATTCTGCTGTACCTGTTCCTCAAGCGGGTGTACGAAAAGATCGAGGTGGTCTTCATCCGCCACCACACGGCCGCCGCCGAAGTCGACGAGAACGAATTCTTCCATTCACGCGAATCGGGCGGCACGGTGGTGTCCTCGGCGCTGCACATGCTGAACAAGATCATCGGCGAGCGCTACAGCAGCGGCGACTGGAACAGCTACGTCGCGCAAGCGTCGGACGGCGACAACTGGGACAACGATTCGGTGCTGTGCAAGCAATTGCTGAACAACGCCATCATGCCGCGCGTCCAGTACTACACCTATGTCGAGATCACCGACGGCCCGCCGCAGAACTTGTGGGAGCAATATACCGAGGTGGCGTCCACGCATGCGAACTTTGCCATGCAGAAGATCGTGACGCCCTCCGATATCTATCCGGTGTTCCGCGAACTGTTCAAGAAGCAGCCCAAGTAG
- a CDS encoding SpoVR family protein — MPRDPANPRALPEQSEWTFDLIEQAHEEIRRVARKFGLDTYPNQLEIITAEQMMDAYTSVGMPVSYNHWSFGKHFLSTEKSYKRGQMGLAYEIVINSNPCIAYLMEENSLTMQALVIAHAAYGHNSFFKGNYLFRTWTDADAIVDYMVFAKNYIAECEQRHGIDAVEELLDSCHALQNYGVDRYKRPAKLSVAQESARQKEREEYIQTQVNELWRTLPRREEVQKDAPPPRFPVEPEENLLYFIEKYAPLLEPWQRELVRITRKISQYFYPQRQTQVMNEGWATFWHYTILQELHKEGIVGDGFMLEFLQSHTNVVYQPPANSPYYSGINPYALGFAMMTDIKRICENPTAEDRSWFPDIAGSDWRATLDFAMRNFKDESFIAQYLSPKLIRDFHFFAVLDDDRSDKLTISAIHDEAGYRYVRQQLAEQYNLGNREPNIQVWQVNTRDDRALTLRHTQFQRRPLNQQAHEVLKHVARLWGFDVRLETVDPSGRVVSSLECRREKRARY; from the coding sequence ATGCCAAGAGATCCCGCCAACCCGCGCGCCCTGCCCGAGCAGTCGGAATGGACCTTCGACCTGATCGAGCAGGCGCACGAGGAAATCCGCCGCGTGGCCAGGAAGTTCGGCCTGGACACCTACCCCAACCAGCTCGAGATCATCACCGCCGAGCAGATGATGGATGCCTACACCTCGGTGGGCATGCCGGTGTCGTACAACCACTGGTCGTTCGGCAAGCATTTCCTCAGCACCGAGAAAAGCTACAAGCGCGGCCAGATGGGCCTGGCGTACGAGATCGTCATCAACTCGAACCCGTGCATCGCCTACCTGATGGAGGAAAACAGCCTGACCATGCAGGCGCTGGTGATCGCGCATGCGGCCTACGGCCACAATTCCTTTTTCAAGGGCAATTACCTGTTCCGCACCTGGACCGATGCCGACGCCATCGTCGACTACATGGTCTTCGCCAAGAACTACATCGCCGAGTGCGAGCAGCGCCACGGCATCGACGCGGTCGAGGAATTGCTCGATTCCTGCCACGCGCTGCAGAACTACGGCGTCGACCGCTACAAGCGGCCGGCCAAGCTGTCGGTAGCGCAGGAATCGGCGCGCCAGAAGGAGCGCGAGGAATACATCCAAACGCAGGTCAACGAACTCTGGCGCACGCTGCCGCGCCGCGAGGAAGTGCAGAAGGATGCGCCGCCGCCGCGCTTTCCGGTCGAACCCGAGGAAAACCTGCTGTACTTCATCGAGAAGTACGCGCCGCTGCTGGAACCGTGGCAGCGCGAACTGGTGCGCATCACGCGCAAGATTTCCCAGTACTTCTATCCGCAGCGCCAGACCCAGGTGATGAACGAGGGCTGGGCCACGTTCTGGCACTACACGATTTTGCAGGAGCTGCACAAGGAAGGCATCGTCGGCGACGGCTTCATGCTGGAGTTCCTGCAGAGCCATACCAACGTGGTGTACCAGCCACCGGCCAACAGCCCGTACTACAGCGGCATCAATCCGTATGCGCTGGGCTTTGCCATGATGACGGACATCAAGCGTATCTGCGAGAATCCGACGGCCGAAGACCGCAGCTGGTTTCCGGACATCGCCGGCAGCGACTGGCGCGCCACCCTTGATTTCGCCATGCGCAACTTCAAGGACGAGAGCTTCATCGCGCAATACCTGTCTCCCAAGCTGATCCGCGACTTCCACTTCTTTGCCGTGCTGGACGACGACCGCAGCGACAAGCTGACGATTTCGGCCATCCACGACGAAGCCGGCTACCGCTACGTGCGCCAACAGCTGGCCGAGCAGTACAACCTGGGCAACCGCGAGCCGAACATTCAGGTCTGGCAAGTCAACACCCGCGACGACCGCGCCCTGACGCTGCGCCATACGCAGTTCCAGCGCCGCCCCCTGAACCAGCAGGCGCACGAAGTGCTCAAGCACGTTGCACGACTGTGGGGCTTCGACGTGCGCCTGGAAACGGTGGACCCGTCCGGACGCGTGGTCAGCAGCCTGGAATGCCGCCGCGAGAAGCGCGCCCGTTATTGA
- a CDS encoding ExbD/TolR family protein, translating to MGMNVGSGSAKGADPEPMIEMNMTPLIDVLLVLIIMMIITIPRQNHSVNLNMPVGKPPPKVEEPQVVTIDVDFDGTILWNGQAIPDRATLEAKMNETAAMANQPEVHLRPNKLVEYKVVAGVMATAQRLGVTKIGMVGNEQFQ from the coding sequence ATGGGTATGAACGTAGGTTCAGGCTCCGCCAAGGGAGCCGATCCGGAACCGATGATCGAGATGAACATGACGCCGTTGATTGACGTCCTGCTCGTTCTGATCATCATGATGATCATCACGATTCCGAGGCAAAACCACTCCGTCAATTTGAACATGCCGGTGGGCAAGCCGCCACCGAAGGTGGAAGAGCCGCAAGTGGTCACGATCGACGTGGACTTCGACGGCACCATCCTCTGGAATGGTCAGGCGATTCCCGATCGCGCGACCCTGGAAGCCAAGATGAACGAAACCGCCGCGATGGCCAACCAGCCGGAAGTGCACCTGCGTCCGAACAAGCTGGTCGAGTACAAAGTGGTGGCCGGCGTCATGGCGACGGCACAGCGTCTGGGCGTCACCAAGATTGGTATGGTCGGTAACGAACAGTTCCAATAA
- a CDS encoding energy transducer TonB codes for MNFSHEKNPGKNLTGIAIVIVLHVLVAWAIVNGLGTRIVSKVTEAVETKLIEEVKPPPPPETPPPPPPPEMKAPPPPFIPPVEVQVQQPPPPQNTIAAATTTPPPTTNLAPPAPPAPPAPPAQQAAPKGPAATAAVVDFNTCARPEYPKSSLRNEETGTTTLQFLIGVDGRVLDAKLQKSSGFRDLDRAAQAALSKCRFKPGTVDGQPQQSWAPVQYVWTLE; via the coding sequence ATGAATTTTTCGCATGAGAAGAACCCCGGGAAGAATCTCACAGGCATAGCCATCGTCATCGTGTTGCACGTTCTGGTGGCATGGGCGATTGTGAATGGCCTTGGCACCCGGATCGTGAGCAAGGTGACTGAAGCTGTGGAGACGAAGCTGATCGAAGAAGTGAAGCCGCCGCCGCCTCCGGAAACCCCGCCGCCGCCGCCGCCGCCGGAAATGAAGGCGCCACCGCCGCCGTTCATCCCGCCGGTCGAGGTGCAGGTGCAGCAGCCGCCGCCGCCGCAAAACACGATCGCCGCCGCGACCACCACGCCGCCGCCGACCACCAACCTGGCACCGCCGGCACCGCCTGCTCCGCCGGCACCGCCTGCCCAGCAGGCAGCGCCGAAGGGTCCGGCAGCTACCGCGGCAGTCGTGGACTTCAACACCTGCGCACGTCCGGAATACCCGAAATCGTCGCTGCGTAACGAAGAAACCGGTACCACCACCCTTCAGTTCCTGATCGGCGTGGACGGTCGCGTGCTGGATGCCAAGCTGCAGAAGTCGAGTGGCTTCCGCGACCTGGACCGCGCCGCGCAAGCAGCGCTGAGCAAATGCCGCTTCAAGCCGGGCACGGTGGATGGTCAGCCGCAACAGTCCTGGGCACCGGTGCAGTACGTCTGGACGCTTGAATAA
- a CDS encoding MotA/TolQ/ExbB proton channel family protein: MFKNTRLSAALAAVLFSVTAASAVVSAPAFAQDTNAGATAPAASAPADTAAPAAAPATDAAAPAGAAPAAGPAGTKEEVKNPYGIGAMWAEGDFVNKGTIIILSLMSIGSWYIIITKLLDQAKVMRQSKETTQKFWKAPSIAAGSAQLKDGSPFRFIAETGTKATQHHDGALLEQIDLSTWVTMQIQRAVDKVQSRLQDGLSFLATVGSTSPFVGLFGTVWGIYNALTAIGMSGNASIDKVAGPVGEALIMTAFGLFVAVPAVLGYNWLVRRNKAAMEDIRSFSADVHSVLISGAMSTSDAARAAAGTKKVG; this comes from the coding sequence ATGTTTAAGAATACCCGTTTGTCCGCTGCGCTGGCGGCTGTCCTGTTCTCGGTAACGGCGGCATCGGCTGTGGTCTCGGCACCGGCCTTTGCACAAGATACCAATGCAGGCGCCACCGCTCCGGCGGCAAGCGCACCGGCCGACACCGCCGCTCCGGCAGCAGCCCCGGCCACCGACGCCGCCGCGCCGGCAGGTGCAGCCCCGGCTGCCGGTCCGGCAGGTACCAAGGAAGAAGTCAAGAACCCGTACGGCATCGGCGCCATGTGGGCCGAAGGCGACTTCGTCAACAAGGGCACCATCATCATCCTGTCGCTGATGTCGATCGGTTCCTGGTACATCATCATCACCAAGCTGCTGGACCAGGCCAAGGTGATGCGCCAGTCGAAGGAAACCACCCAGAAATTCTGGAAGGCACCGTCGATCGCCGCCGGCTCGGCACAACTGAAGGATGGCTCGCCGTTCCGTTTCATCGCTGAAACCGGCACCAAGGCAACCCAGCACCACGACGGCGCCCTGCTCGAGCAGATCGACCTGTCGACCTGGGTGACCATGCAGATCCAGCGCGCCGTGGACAAAGTCCAGTCGCGCCTGCAGGATGGCCTGTCGTTCCTGGCAACCGTCGGCTCGACCTCGCCGTTCGTCGGCCTGTTCGGTACCGTCTGGGGTATCTACAACGCACTGACCGCCATCGGCATGTCGGGTAATGCATCGATCGACAAGGTCGCCGGTCCGGTGGGTGAAGCGCTGATCATGACCGCCTTCGGTCTGTTCGTCGCCGTTCCGGCCGTTCTGGGCTACAACTGGCTGGTCCGCCGCAACAAGGCAGCCATGGAAGACATCCGTTCGTTCAGCGCCGACGTGCACTCGGTCCTGATCTCGGGCGCCATGTCGACCTCGGACGCCGCTCGTGCCGCTGCGGGCACCAAGAAAGTGGGATAA
- a CDS encoding ExbD/TolR family protein produces the protein MGMSVGSDSGDEDAVLSEINTTPLVDIMLVLLIIFLITSPVVLKLQKVNLPVETNQVTKTKPEDINITVNAEGEMYWNQKRISNTDELFKFFAEQSVKVPQPAVKVRGDQATRYESIGRVIYTAQRAGVQKVGFVIEPPDKG, from the coding sequence ATGGGAATGAGTGTCGGCTCCGATTCCGGAGATGAAGATGCCGTCCTGTCAGAGATCAACACGACGCCGCTCGTCGACATCATGTTGGTTCTCCTGATCATCTTCCTGATCACCAGCCCGGTGGTTTTGAAGCTGCAAAAGGTTAATCTGCCAGTGGAAACAAACCAGGTCACCAAGACCAAGCCGGAAGACATTAACATCACGGTCAATGCCGAAGGCGAGATGTACTGGAACCAGAAGCGCATCAGCAATACCGATGAGCTGTTCAAGTTTTTTGCAGAACAATCGGTAAAAGTGCCTCAACCAGCGGTGAAGGTGCGCGGTGACCAGGCAACCCGTTACGAGTCGATCGGCCGGGTGATCTACACTGCACAACGTGCTGGGGTGCAAAAAGTCGGTTTCGTGATCGAACCGCCGGACAAGGGCTGA